The genomic region AGCGGGACGGTGCCGGTGTGCCGATGACGGTTCTCCGATTCCGGGTGACTAGCCACGGCCTGCCGATCCGAGGCTGAGCGCACCCTCTTCCGGTCGCGGCAGGGGCGGATCGACGGGCACGGCGAGCCCTGACACGTTTGAGACCGAGGACTCCTGAGGGCGACGGGTGATCTCGGTGTCGATCGCGCGGGGGCCGATCGACCTGTCCGCCCACCTGCACCCGCCCGATGACGTCGACGATCGGGCGGCCCGTGACGCGGTGGTGATCGCCACGCCGGGCAGCAGCGTGAAGGAACAGATCGGCGCGAACTACGCGGTCGCCTGGCCGCCGAGGCTTCGTCGCGGTCACCTTCGGCCCGGCCTTCCAGGGCGAGAGCGAGGGCGAACCGCGCGACCCGGAGGACCGGTCCGAGCGGGAGGCCGACCTGCGCTGGGCTGTCGACCACGTGATCCGACAGGAGTTCGTCGCCCCCGAGCGCGTCGGCATGCTCGGTATCTGCGCCGGCGGCGGTGACGCCGTTCGGGCGGCGACGACCGATCACCGTGTTCGCGCCCGGGGCACCGTCGTGCCCGGCGACATCGGTCGCGCTTTCCGCGCCATGGCGGCCGCGACGCCCAAAGGCGTGGCGGGCACACTCGACCTGGTCGCCGGCCGGCTGCTCGACGAGGCCTCTATGCAGGTCGACGGTGAGACGGTCCGGCTCCTGTGGCTCCCGGACTCCCCCGAGGACGCGCGTGCCGCCGGTGTCACCGACGTCGATGTGCTCCAGGCCGTGGACTACTACCGCACCTGTTCATGGCCTCGGTCAGCACCGGGCGACCGGCCCTCCACGACCCGATCGCGGACTCGTTGTCCCACATCAGCGCCCGCGGGACGGCGCCCCAGCCCGAGAGCAGCTTCCAGTGCCCCGCGAGCAGGTCCGGGCCTTGTCGCGACCGGATCATCCGCGCGCCTGCTCGCCGAGCCCGGCGGGGTCGGTGAGCCCGAGCCCGTTGCTGGTGTATGGCGGCACCGGATCCATGGTCCCGCCCAAGAGCCGGGCCAGGGGCAGCCCGGCCTCCTGCCCGGTCGGGCTCTTCGCGGTGGCCGTCAGCCGGCCAACGCGGTGGTGTCGTCGAGGCCGAAGAGGCGGTCGTATTCGGCCAGGTCGCGATAGGTCCGCTACCACGCGTCGTCGTGGACATCTGCCGTCATGTCGCGCCAGCCCACCGATCCTGAGCAGTACACACAGGTCATCCGAGGTTCGGCGGGGTGTCCGCACGCGCGGTGGATGAGCCGAACCGGGGGAACGTCGTTCTCGTACTTGTCGCCCCAGGCCATGAGGGCTAGCAGCACCGGGTAGAGGTCCGCGCCCTTGGCTGTGAGCCGGTACTCGTGACGCGGTGGGCTGTCCTGATAGGGGACGCGCTGCAGGATCCCCTCCGCGGTGAGCAGCCGCAGGCGGTCGTTGAGCACGTTGCTGCCCAGCCCGAGCTTGCTGCGGAAGTGGTCGTAGCGGCGCTCGCCACGGAAGCATTCCCGCAGGATCATCATCGTCCAACGCTCGCCGAGCACCGACCAGGTTCGAGCGACCGAGCAGTACACGTCGGACAGCTCGTCGTGCTTCACCACGCCATCATAAGACATCTTTCGAGTCTCAGCAGCTTGTGGCTCTGACCGGCGCGTCCTAGAGTCACACTCAATTCGAGTCGAACACTTCGTGGAGGTTGGTCGTGCCCTTCTACCAGTTCACCGTGCCCACCGGCGCTCCGACGTTGGCGCACAAGGCCGAAGTCGCCGCGGCGATGACGAAGGTCCACTCGGAGGTCACCGGCGCCCCCGGCGCCTACGTGCATTGCTCGTTCACCGAGGTCGCCCCCGGCAATGTCTTCGTCGCCGGGGAGGCCGTGGAGGGCCCCCGCATGGTGGGGCTCATCCGTTCCGGTCGATCCCCCGAGGTGCGGGCTCGCCTGATCAACGAACTGGCCGACGCGTGGTGCGAAATCACCGGCGAGGACAAGAAGAATCTGGCGATCTTCATCGTGGAGATCCCCGGCGCGAACGTCATGGAAGACGGTCAGCTCCTTCCCGAGACCAGCGAGGAGCCAGGCGCCATCAGGTGACGACGGTCGGAGGCCGTGACTACCCGCGGTCCCGGCTTTCACGACGGGACGAGGTCCTCGACTGTCGTGCCGCGCTGGTGGTCGGCGGCCGTCCTGGCCAGGTAACCCGGACGACCGCACCGTGAAGTCAATCCGCGACGGCCTCGCCCGCTACGCGCCCGGAGTGAACCTGCTCGTGCGCAACACCGCGGCGCACGTCGACTCCGAGCTCGACGAGCAGGACGCGCTCGAGAGGCTGTGCGTCTACAGCCTCCTCGCGCGTTGCATCGAGAGCTGTGTCCTCGAGCAGCACCCGGACGATTTGCTGGGCTCGGCGAGTCCCTGACCGGAGGAACCCGGCCTCGGCACGCAGGGGAGGCGCAGCGCTACCGCCAGGGCGCCGACCGGCTACGCGCAGCCGGCTCGACGTGCGCGGGCCGCGTGCTCGACCACCTCGACAGCGAGGCCCGCCACCACACAATCCGCGCGGATCGCTGACAGCGGGAAGGACGCATCGGACCCGCGGCCGGGTGCCCGGGAACCGATAACGCCCAGCTATGTCCAGGTGGTCCGGTGAGGTTGACATTGAGGACGGCTGCGTGAGGCGCGTTCAGCGCGCCGACGACGTTCCCGACCGGAGATGCTGTTGCTTCGGACCCCGTCGGTTGTGACCCGGCAGCCGTCGTTCAGAGCGCATCCGAAGACGGAGAGGAGATCGCTGCGATCGTGAGCGCCCACTCGGAGAAGGAGCAGGCGGCTCGACGTTCAAGGGCATGTCTGGCTTAAACGCGCTGATGGCGTTCCGCGACAACACCAATCCACGAATGAACAGAAGGGACACGTCGATCAGGTCGCCGTCGGGCGGGGCCGGGCCGGCGCGGCCCGATCGTTGTCCTGCGGCGTGGGCCGTGGGGGGCGGCGCAGGTCGGCCCACCGGCCCCGCGAGACGAGCACGGCGACGACGACGAGGACGACCGCGGTGAGGATGCCCGCCTCCCCGACCCACAGCGTCGCCCCCGGGCCCGAAGCCGCGTGGTCGAACGGATTCTGGATGATCATGTTCCAGGCGCTGTGCGCTAGAACGACAGGCCAGACGCTGCCGGTCTCCAGCCGGATGCGGGCGTAGACGAAGCTGGTCGCCGTGATCGACACGAGGATCAGGGCTGCGGAGAGCAGCCGCGAGTCGCCGGCCGCGTAGAAACCGGCGAACACCATCGGGAGGTGCCAGACCCCCCAGATGAGGCCGCTCGCGAGCACCGGGCGCGGCACCCCGGCGTCGATCAGCCGCGTGAGCATGTAGCCGCGCCAGCCGATCTCCTCCCCGGCTGTGGAGATGCACGTGAGCGGCACCGCAGTGACGAGGATCAGACCGATGCCCGCGGTCAGGCTCCCGACGGTGCCCGTGAAGCCCACGAGGCCGGTGGCCCAACCGATCCCGTAGGCGACCGCTCCGACGAGGATCGGCAGGACCAGCGCCAGGCCGTACCACGGAAGACTGCGGCGACCGCCGAGCCGGAAGGAGACGTCGCCGAAGCCCTCCCGCCGGATCAGGCGCGTGGCGATCGACGACGCCGCCGGGGTGAACATCAGCACGGCAATCGAGAGCTGGGCGTCCTGCGGGCGCACAATCGCCCAGG from Mycobacteriales bacterium harbors:
- a CDS encoding helix-turn-helix domain-containing protein; its protein translation is MSYDGVVKHDELSDVYCSVARTWSVLGERWTMMILRECFRGERRYDHFRSKLGLGSNVLNDRLRLLTAEGILQRVPYQDSPPRHEYRLTAKGADLYPVLLALMAWGDKYENDVPPVRLIHRACGHPAEPRMTCVYCSGSVGWRDMTADVHDDAW
- a CDS encoding tautomerase family protein; amino-acid sequence: MPFYQFTVPTGAPTLAHKAEVAAAMTKVHSEVTGAPGAYVHCSFTEVAPGNVFVAGEAVEGPRMVGLIRSGRSPEVRARLINELADAWCEITGEDKKNLAIFIVEIPGANVMEDGQLLPETSEEPGAIR
- a CDS encoding TIGR02391 family protein, whose amino-acid sequence is MSCRAGGRRPSWPGNPDDRTVKSIRDGLARYAPGVNLLVRNTAAHVDSELDEQDALERLCVYSLLARCIESCVLEQHPDDLLGSASP
- a CDS encoding type II CAAX endopeptidase family protein, with protein sequence MVGTRFDPGVDPDVRSGARRGLAMYFSFVVAFEIVVCTWAIVRPQDAQLSIAVLMFTPAASSIATRLIRREGFGDVSFRLGGRRSLPWYGLALVLPILVGAVAYGIGWATGLVGFTGTVGSLTAGIGLILVTAVPLTCISTAGEEIGWRGYMLTRLIDAGVPRPVLASGLIWGVWHLPMVFAGFYAAGDSRLLSAALILVSITATSFVYARIRLETGSVWPVVLAHSAWNMIIQNPFDHAASGPGATLWVGEAGILTAVVLVVVAVLVSRGRWADLRRPPRPTPQDNDRAAPARPRPTAT